AATTCTCATGAATTTGACTTCTGAGTATATTGTGCTGTTTATTGCCTTTCTCTTTTAGGGTGGGAGCACTCAGATATATTGAATTTATCCCctataaatactttttttcccttgattACTAACATCAGCAGGGTGAACCAAACTCAGGTGCtaatttcatttgtgtgtgtatgtgtgtgttgaaactggaagaaaatattaaacaaaacagCTCTTACATTGCAGTGATTCCCTTTTCCTCATTCCTATTTCCACTATGGGTATTATCTGTTCTCTAGGGAATATTACAATTCATCCACTTTAATAACTTCTATCCTCATATCATCAGTTGAAAGGAGAGCCTGCCAAACTGAAGTATAACTGTTCTTGACTCCTCACTTTAGTCTAACCCCAGCACCATCCTCACATTCTTCTACAATAAGAGAGAATTAGAACCAATTCCAAGGCGCTGGTTTAATGCTTCTTGTGTggggtttctttctctctttttttctgtttctttctcacttgacgtttgtttttgtttttgtttttgttttttttctgagttgggaacccagaacttactcatcaaAGCTCAGGAGATGCACACTCTTGCTGCTGTTTCTGTTCATTCTCTCCTGGTCACACCTGCTACAACTGCACACAAGGGAGAGAAACAGTgcaacaaaaatcctcaacagtaGTCCAATAGCTCTTCTTGGGCTTTGgacttctccctttctttctccctttctggcCCCACTTTCCACACCCCTTGCCTTAAGAAACACAAGAGCTCAATAATCTTAGGTTCCCATAGGCCTTCTGTAGGTTGGTAGCTGCTAAAGGAAATCTGCTTAATCACACTGGCATCTCCAGGACTAGATAAGAGACAGATAATCAGCATCTATGGCAAACGTCTGCATCTTGTACAGAAGTTATAGATGTCTGGCCATATGTTGATATGTACCCTTCCACAACATTTTCTTATGCTGAGTTCTCAAAATCAACCAATTATTACAATGTATACATTTAACAATTGTATTCATTGGCTAATCTATAGATAATGTTACTGCCTGAGTTATAGCTTATGGgatctcagggactgaacccaggctgtGGCAGTGAAATTCCAGAAtactaaccactagactaccagggaacttCTCGATGAGTTATTTTCAAACTCACTCTGAACTGAGCAGAAAGTTACACAGTTTTTATACCTAAACCAATAAGCCACATATActttcccccaaaataaaaactcTCACTCATTTTCAATTCAAATAGATGTTTTCATCCTCATGAAACCATGCTCTTTTCAGATGAATTTTAAAGTTATGCTGATagtgaaacagagagagaggagagaaaaaggtaAAGAGCTTCATCATAATTTTGTAGCCTGAAAGAAATGTCACCACTACCTTAAGTGCTTTACTGGCACTCTCTCTGCTATGATCTTAGGAGCTTCTCTTGAACAAGTCACCATCATTCCCTCACAATAGTCTGAGAATGGAAGAAGCAAGTAGTCTGAGAATGGAAGAAGCAAGTAGTCTGAGACTGGAAGAACATGCTATTCCCACCCCACACCCGAGAATTTATCTGAAGCCAAAGTCTAACACTAAACCATGCTCTTAGCAGAGTTATTTGTCAGGATAAGGAATAAAACAGAAGCATATTATATTGCCTTGAACAAACAAGGTGTCAGAGACCCATTATTTCAAATCCTTTAATGGGGTGCTGCACAAGTTTTTACCCTCAATATAATCAGGATTTGACCGaatgagggctttttttttttttcttttaaaagaatttttaaaattgttaaaaggGATGTGGGAAAGAACCAGCAGGAGGCGTATAATTCCAATTTCTTCACCTCTTCAACAGTCACCCCCAAGCCGCCAGTTCCGGGTTCACCTTCAGCGTTGGCAGTTAGAATCTGCACGACGCAGCACACTCTGAATTCAGACTGACAGGACCATTGACAAATCGCGAAGCCGGTTTCCTTTCCCTGGTCCAATCATGGCTGGCCTCGTGGGAGAGCTAGTGCTGGGAAGAAAGGGGCAGGCCAAGGGGAAAGGCGTTAGAAAACACCACCCACCCAACATCTCACCAGCAGTAAAGTGGTTCTCTTCAACACCGGAATCTATGTATTAACCTTTGTATCGTCAAGATGTCTCTTTCTAAGAAGTTAACTTTGGACAAAGTGGATGTGAAAGGGAAGCGAGTCGTCATGAGAGTTGACTTCAATGTCCCCATGAAGAAGAACCAGATTACAAACAACCAAAGAATCAAGGCCTCTCTCCCAAGCATCAAGTACTGTCTGGACAATGGAGCCAAGTCAGTAGTTCTTATGAGTCATTTAGGTAGACCTGATGGTGTTCCAATGCCTGATAAATACTCCTTAGAGCCTGTTGCTGCTGAACTCAAATCCTTGTTGGGCAAGGACGTTCTGTTCCTAAAGGACTGTGTGGGTCCGGAAGTGGAGAAGGCGTGTGCCAACCCAGCCACCGGTACAGTCATCTTGCTGGAGAACCTGCGCTTTCATGTGGAAGAAGAAGGCAAGGGCCAAGATCCTTCTGGAAATAAGCTTAAAGCTGAGCCAGATAAAATAGAAGCCTTCCGAGCATCCCTCTCCAAGCTAGGGGATGTGTATGTCAACGATGCTTTTGGGACAGCTCACCGGGCCCACAGTTCCATGGTGGGAGTGAATCTTCCCCAGAAGGCATCTGGATTCCTGATGAAGAAGGAGCTAGATTACTTCGCCAAAGCCTTGGAAAACCCAGAGAGACCATTTTTGGCTATACTTGGTGGAGCCAAAGTGGCAGACAAGATCCAACTCATCAAAAACATGCTGGACAAAGTCAATGAGATGATCATTGGGGGGGGAATGGCTTACACCTTCCTTAAGGTCTTGAACAACATGGAGATTGGTGCTTCCTTGTTCGACGAAGAGGGAGCCAAGATTGTCAAAGAAATTATGACCAAAGCTGGAAAGAATGGTGTGAACATTACCTTTCCTGTTGACTTTGTCACTGCTGACAAGTTTGAGGAGAATGCTAAGGTTGGCCAAGCCACTGTAGCATCAGGGATACCTGCCGGCTGGATGGGTTTGGACTGTGGTCCTGAGACCATTAAGAAGTATGCAGCTGTGGTGGGGCGAGCCAAGTTAATTGTGTGGAATGGACCTGTAGGGGTATTTGAATGGGATGCTTTTGCTAAAGGAACAAAAGCCCTCATGGATGAAGTTGTGAAAGCCACTTCCAAGGGCTGTATCACCATTATAGGAGGTGGAGACACTGCTACTTGCTGTGCCAAATGGAACACTGAAGATAAAGTCAGTCACGTGAGCACTGGGGGAGGTGCCAGTCTAGAGCTTCTGGAGGGTAAAGTCCTTCCTGGAGTGAATGCCCTCAGCAACCTGTAGTTGACAGTGTCCCTTCCTACTTACTCTTTTCTGTCCACAGCCTTTAAGTCAACTTAGTACTTTCACATCTCAACTCGACTTTTGTTAAAATGAACCTTTAAATAAAAACTCAGGCAATATGACCAAAGTATGGACCGACCATCAGAAACTCTTAACATCAGCCCAGCAATGCACTCATTCTAGTTATCCCGTGCACTTGCTTACTCTCTTCAGGTTCTCATTTGGACTTTACCGTTGTGATTCATACAAAGTAAGTTACTTATTAAAATGAGTTGAATAAGCTGAAGCGCTCTCTCTTTATTTTAGACCAACTTTATTATTGTTTCACTACTTGACCCAtggaaacaagacaaaaatgGTTGCTGAGGAAGGGTGGAATAGAAGCTGACAAATTCTTAAACATATTAAACAATGAAAGAGCCCAAATAAACTGAGAAAAGTAATTATATTTAAGAACTTGTGGGTACCATTAAAGCTCTGCTAAGGGGAAATTTTTTACTAAATAAGAAAGAGAACTAAAAGATACATATTAAGCCtgagaaattaaaagggaaaaaatgaaacccGAGGAAGGAAATATAGCTGTGTGTGCAGATATACAAGAGTGCACATACATGGGAGCTAAAAATTAAATCCAATTTCAAACAAAGAAgtaattgctttatttttaaagtgggtattatttaataaatagataACTGTTAAATCTTAAAATTGGGTTtttgagataaataaaaatatgtgcatatatatagttTAGTTATGGGGAAAAGTAGTGCACATGTATAGTTTGGTTATGGGGAAATGTAGAGATGTGAAAGCACTTCCATGTtagaaaatagaataataaaatactaagaaatgtacaagaaatgaaaatacttattagaaaatattttgcttaattCTGTGAACCAAGAGCTAGTCCAGGGCAATGCTGCTAACAAATTAAGAGTGAAAATGAACAGTAATTTATCCCAGCTGTCATGGCCTTTGTCCCATAGCCTCTGATCAATTCTATATATTCAACTTTCTGAATAATTAAGTTTAAAGTTAAATCTTAATATACCTGAAATTTTGCCTTATTTCTAAGGACAATATTAACAGTGCCACGGTACCTCTAGGGAATATGAAGGAGTTAAGATATAGACTCACGTATAGAAGAAACTGACCATTGCAGTATTTGAAGCAAGATTATAGCATGTTATTCTCTTGCCTAGAAGTCTGGGTGGAATAGGTGCTCTCTTCTTCATGAGGTCATCTTGTGAAAAAACTTGCTCCTCCAAATAAGGGAGTTCCACTTGCCTAAACTGTCCTTCTGAGTTTTATTACCTGATAGGCAGCCCAAAGGGAAAGTTAGTACAAGACagtgtatttcttttaaataccAAAAACTTGCAagatatttttttcacttattctCTTGGCTGTTAGTTGTGTGATAAGTCCTTTTCTGCAAGGGAAACTTGAGAATGTATTTTCTCCAGTCAAGCAACTTGTATTCTACTAAAAATCTGTTACTGAAAGGAAGTAGATTCTGTTACTGAAAGGAAGTAGGTTCTGTTACTAAAAGGAAGTAGGGATAGGAATAAATACTGGGGTAAAAGTAATGGTTTCTGATGAACTGGTACTCTGGCCACCCAAGTATCTATGTATGAGTATCCATGTATCCCCCTTCCTACGTGTAGAAAACATACCTTCTTCAAGAGGCACAATCAACTGTCTTATTCAGTTACTGCATTCCACTCAAAACTGGGTATCCCTGGGTGATACACAACCTTTTCTATGTGATCCATTGGGAAGTCCAAGAGTCTGGTGAGTTTAAAAAGTATAGTCATTTCGTTTTCTTACCTGTCCAAAGCCCCTCTCCATACATACCCACCTGATAATTCAaaagtggaaaagaaatggaataagTGCAACaaaaatcttcatttaaaaaattcattggtTTATTACGTTTATGAAATAAACCTTGCTGGATAGAAATTTCAAGAACTCCTTGGCCTGACAGTAGGAGAATTTCCTTGATCAAACTctgattttcttctttggaaggaagttaCTTCATTATCTATTTTTGGCCCCAGGTTTCATTATCctggaaattttcttttgttttctaatcTTCCATGACATCTTTTGAAACAGATATTGGAAACTGGCCACTTTAGGCCACTGTACAGCTTTCCTAGTATCCTCCTTGCTGGTGAAGTTTAAGAAACCAAGAAATTCTTTATATAATCACACAGTTAAAAGCTTTTGAAGACCAGACCTAGTGATTTTTCAACTTTCTCAAGAATCAAGGTTTCTGATCTATTTAATTCCCTGTGAAAGTGTTCTCGGAAGGACGAATAGTCTTGAAGCAggattttatttcactttccaggaactgaacctggccTCCAGTCCACCAGGTAGACCACCAGCCTAGAGGCTAGAAGCAAAATTCCGATTCTTACCCCTCtttgaaagcaaaaatgtttcaaggaggcaaaaactgcAAAACAGATACAAAGTTTGTTAATGGAAACACAGCAGGACTGGGAGAGCACACAGAGTAACAGTTGAAGTCAGAAGCAGGGTAGAAATACACACCTGGAGAGGAATGTGGGCATCCTGAAGGAGGAGGGCAGTAAGGAGATTTAAATCCCTTGCATAGGACAGtccttctatttttttgtttacctttgaccaattgtttcttttttcacagcTGACTGGTCCTAAGACTCTCCCAAAAATGCATGAGCAACTTTTTGCTAAGACAGATCCCACTGCAGAGGTCTATGGCTGTATATCCATATTTATCATGGAATGGCACCCCCTTCCCTTTTTGACCCCTAGTGAGCCTTCCTGCATTTGTGCAAACAGGGAAGTTTTCCTTAACCCCAGGTGTGGCATCTTATCTCTTTATTGCAGTAGAGCTCAGCTtctgccactagctttgtcctcagagtgtctgggtgagaacaaagcttcagttttatttcatttgatgAACTCCAGCTGTCCAGCCCAGAAGCCCATCTATCTCTCATGTCAAAAGAACCTTACCCCAAAATCTCTTCTAGCTATAGTTCTTAATCCTTTGACTTCTGCTTTTAATTCACTGGCTTCTTTGCTggatccatttccttcttcctcattTTAAGCGCGGTTAACTTGTGGCCCCCTAAAAAATGTAGGTAGTGATGGGGGGAGGGAATACCTATAATCACGTATTTGCCTGTGACCTTCCCATATTTTTATCTGAAAAGTCCACATGGGAGATTTTGAGAAAAATTACGAGTGACATTCTTTCTCTTGCTATTTGTGATATTAAGACAGTTTGCTTTTTCAACTCTGCTCTCATATTCTTggccttcctctcctttcctggtcTATTGGCCAATTTAGGTTGCAGACAGCAAGCAGATTGTCCAATATTTCCTGACTGTGCTCATTGTTTGCTTAAAACTGCATGTAACAGCCAAAACATGCGGACATTCTGCTTCTTACTAAACGCTTTCCCTATGCTTTTAGGCTTTGTAAGAACGTGTTCAGTCTGCTCCGTACCACGAGCAGTGGTTTTACCAATTGCCACAGGAGAAAAATGGTCACCACCTTCCAGCCCTCCATGTTGTTTTACTCACTTTCCTTTACCTGACCCCTAGATGAATGCTCTCATTCATGAGTTATATTAAGGCATTGTCCCTCGTACAGGCAGCAATTTCTAAACTAGCCAGTCTAACAATGAGCGATTTTCAACTGGGGACAATTTTCCCCACATTTGCAAAGAATGGAGACATTTTTGTGTGCCACAAATAGGAGAGGTGATGGTGCTGTAGGCATCTTGCAATTGCAGCCAAGGATGCTACAAAACATCCTACAAGACATAGGACAACCTTCACAACAAAGAACTATCCACATCAAAATGTCAACAtggaaatttctttcttcttcttgtgaCATTCCAGGGTGATTATGGGTAAGTAGACACTTCTTGAGTTCATCCCAGTACGCAGGCTAGCAGCATCACTGCCATCAGCTGCACCTGGCCTCCATTTCTGGGAGCAGGAACCATGCAGAAGCCCTCCTGAAGACTGTCTGAAGAATTAAAGCTCAAAAGCACAAGTAACcctgctcaatattctataatcaCCCATATGGGGAAAGAACCCCCAAAAAGAagtaatatatatgtgtgctgttctgtgcttagtcactcagtcatgtcaaattcttcatgaccccatagattgcagcccaccaggctcctttgtccacggggattctccaggcaagaatattggagtgggttgctatgccctccaccagaggatcttcccaacccagggatcaaacattaacaggctgagccaccaaggaagcccaagaatactggagtgggtagcctatcccttcttcaggggatcttcccgattcaggaattaatctggggtctcctgcattgcaggcagattctttaccagctgagctacccgggaagccctgaatatatgtaaatgtatgacTAAatcctgaagctaacacaacattgtaaatcaactatagtccaataaactttttttaaaaaaagaattaaagctcATAAAAATGCTTCAGAAGATATAACCTCTCATCATCTGAAAATAAACCTCATCTGGAAACTAATCTCTACCCAAACATGGCCTCTGAATGGATGGATGTTTAAATGAACACACGCACAAAATCAATGTTAGCTTCTGTAATGACTCCTTTCTTGCATTAAAATGTGTTCCAGCGGTTCTTTGCTACCTTTaccaaaaaaggaagaagagagagattaAAGAGAACATGATGCCCTTCAGTGTTCCCAAGACAGGACACTCTTTCTTCTCAAGACATTCTTCATTTTCCCTGAGGATCCTCATGTCTGTCGAGAGAAGAGCAGAGCAAGGAGTTCATTGAGAATATTTCTGTCAAGAATTCTAGTTAAATTCTAtagatattttagatattatttttttcacagaaagcAATAGGCATAAGTGAAATGTGCTATTTATAGTGGTTGATTAAAAATTGCattcacaaaagcaaaaatgacctaaaatatttttaaagatgtgttTTTAACTGAGGCGGTTACATTTGCTTAaagcatttaatatttattttcttatatattcaaGAAAACTTAGAGTTATTTTGGACACTATGTTGTCTTTAGAAGAAACATGACTTTTGTAAGCTTATGTGTGtggaataagagaaaagaaaaggtataATTATTACATGCGAGGCCACCTGAGCTCAGGTActaaaggagggagggaagggaataTGGAAGCAGTGGGAAGAGGTCAGGCGGATATTAGAACTGTGACAGAATAATCTGCAAGCGTTGTTGACCAGTTAGAGACAGATTATCAAGAATGCATAGTGATAGAGAATAATTTTGACCACTGTAGTAGAAGTAAGGGATATGATAAAATGCATTTTAGTATTCAGTATTTTAAGAAGCATGCATACAGCAACTGGCTTTAAATTAGATAAAAAAGTAATTGCTCAGAAAAACTTCAGGTCTTAAACCATTAGCAAATAAAGCCTTGAAGTGTACTGCAGAGAGATGATATCTTACCAAAGGGATAAGGCAACCTCGACTTGCCCGGAGAGAAATACCTAGTAGCAAATTCTCAGAGGCTTGTGATTGAGAATACTTAGACCAAACAAACTAAAGGAATCAAAATGCAAGCTGTAGATCAGGATCTAAATGTGTTCTTCCCAGGCTAGCAGCAAGAACGCCCAGAaacttgctagaaatgcagaCTACTGGGCCACCcaccagacctactgaatcacaAGCTTTGGGTAGAatccagcaatctgtgttttaacaagctcccTAGTGTTCCTATCTCAGCTATTCTGAGAACCACTGGTATGGAATAAAGATCACTTTAAAGGGGAAACAGGAACAAGTGGTCATCACACTATTTCCATGTTAGTTGAGGCAAATAATTTCACTTTTCTGAGTGCacatatctggaaaaaaatattatattatttgtatGTTGTCTGAGGTTCCTTCTAGTTCCCAAATTACATGGCTCTGAATTCCTTTTTGATATATTTGAAACTACAAGACTCTTgaaaaagagggggaaaggaCCAAGAGCTAATAGACACTAAACCAAAAAGGGGAAAAACATCAGAAATTTGGCTCTCAAAGATAAATTTCCTTGCAATTTGACTGTACTTTGTGTATATGAAAGTGATTTCCTCTGAACTACAGTGTCTTCAGAGCTTAATGAAGtacaaacagaatgaaatataGTGAAATATACTGAATTGCTCTTTGCCTTATTAGAGTCATTTAGATAAAGAGAAGAGGAGTCCAAAGTTCATGTCTGTAGGAGAAAATTGATTATTCACAGAGGATACTTGGATACTTGTACATTTTaggatttgcttttattttttttcttgtgtggcTTTGGTGGATGTTTAAAGCTCTGATTTGGTTGCTTGTGAAGATAGAAATATAGAGTAGAAAGAGGCTTGGTGTTCATGGAATGCTCTCTTCTAGAGTTTAAATTGGTGCATGCATCATTTTTTCAACTAGGAAAAATCATCTGCAACTGAGAAGAATATGGATTTAACTGGACACGCCTAGATACTACCACTGAAAGAAGCCTTACTTTAATTTCCACTGCCCAATCCACACATCCACAGGAAGGAATCAACCCTTgggacttttgtttctttatgcaAATCACTTGTTTCATGCTAAGATTATTGGGACTTTTATTATTTACATACCCATCTCTCCCAGCTCTGGACAGTCAGAGTTTACATCTTATGCAAAGGCTCTACTCCAGGGTACCCTAGCACAGTATTTAGCACATTGAAGGTTTCTGTTGATCATGTTGTATTTTATAAACTGAAAGTGTAGCTCACATGATATTTGAAGACAAGTGGTAAAACACAAATTGCTCAATGAGAGCAGAAATGTAACAATATTTCCAGTGCCGCATAAAAGGAAATTCACTTTCACAATCAGGAAggtttttttaactttcaaatgaAACTGAATATTCTACTTAGTATGCTACAGAAAGAAAGCAAGCTGGCTAGGATACAGAACGatcaattattagagaaaaacagaaagattttTAACTTGTATATAACAGATGagcacttggagaaggaaatggcaacccactccagtgttcttgcctggaaaattccatggacagaggaggctggcagcctacagtccatggggtcgcagaatcagacaagactgaagcgacttagcaccaatGAAAACTTATTACTGAAAATCACAAGAATTTGATCTCTATAATAAACACTCTGCATATTTTACCagagaaaagatatatgtatcctTAATCTCTTGTCTACAAAGTGGAAATGATATTAAGGTGTTAgttatgtgtgtttatgtgaagATGATAGGAGACAGTATTTCTAATGCACTCATCACAGTGTTTGGCAGAAAGTTCTAAGTATGTAAGCTTCTTATATCATTAGTAGTAGAAGGATGGTTCATCTTTGGATTAAGAATATTTTCACAATATCAGAGTTTCCTTGGAAAGATGAAATACTTgcatgaaataatatatatttaacaaagATATAAgccttaataaaaatattttgatcctTCCTCAAATTATGCTTATAACTGGCAAAAAATTAGAGAAAGCACTTTTAGTAGAAGTGGCCTATAAAAGATAATTAGAGGAAAAGCATGTCTTCTCAGAGGGAAAGGCGAAGGTGGCCtaaaaaatcagaattatttCCCCAAAACTGACAAAACTATTGCTACTTAAATTCTTTTGAATAGTGTAAAAGTGGCCAATGCAAAAAAGAAGTCCCTCAATTATATTTTCCTGTGGTCCTGAAAATGTTATGATTGAGGTTTCCAGGGCTGGAAAGACCACTAGTGCTAACACAAGTTTGTTTAAAGGTTTAAGAGGACTGAGAATTTCAAATCTGAAGGTGAGACTTGGCAGAAAATCTTgccaacaaaacagaaatagcttGAATACAGTGTGATATAGAATTTGTGTTTTGCATAAGATATTCCAAACAAAAATCCATACTCACCCTCCTCAGTATGGTCAAACTGAGAAAGTGAATCAAACTGCATTAGACATGCTGGGATATTGCCAACAGACCAAAGATGTCAGGGAAAATAGCCTAAAAATATCTGGCAAACTTGGATGATATGCCTAAAACTGAAGCCAGAGAATTTACTCCTAAcctttcagtttctcagttgggAATTCCTTGGAGGCACCCAATGGTGTTTTGGAACCTACTTTTGTAATTTATAATATAAGGAATTGCATCCTGATTTGAATTCCAAACGCTTTTTACATGCATATTTTTAGGCTATAATGacagtactcagttcagttcagttcagtctctcagttgtgtccgactctttgcaacaccctgaatcgcagcacgccaggcctccctgtccatcaccaactcctggagcttacccaaattcatgtccatcgagtcagtgatgccatccagccatctcatcctctgacgtccccttctcctcctgcccccaatccctcccagcatcagggtcttttccaatgagtcaactctttgcatgacctggccaaattattggagtttcagcttcaacatcagtccttccaatgaacacccaggactggtctcctttaggatagactgcttggatctctttgcagtccaaggaactctcaagagtcttctccaacaccacagttcaaaagcatcaattcttcggtgctcagctttcttcacagtccaactctcacatccatacatgaccacaggaaaaaccagagccttgactagatggtcctttgttggcaaagtaatgcctctgcttttgaatatgctatctaggttggtcataactttccttccaaggagtaagcgtcctttgatttcatggctgcaatcaccatctgcagtgatttgggagcccaaaaaataaagtctgacactgtttccactgtttcccaactatttgccatgaagtgatgggaccagatgccatgatcttcgttttctgaatggtgagctttaagccaac
The sequence above is a segment of the Capra hircus breed San Clemente chromosome 23, ASM170441v1, whole genome shotgun sequence genome. Coding sequences within it:
- the PGK2 gene encoding phosphoglycerate kinase 2, which codes for MSLSKKLTLDKVDVKGKRVVMRVDFNVPMKKNQITNNQRIKASLPSIKYCLDNGAKSVVLMSHLGRPDGVPMPDKYSLEPVAAELKSLLGKDVLFLKDCVGPEVEKACANPATGTVILLENLRFHVEEEGKGQDPSGNKLKAEPDKIEAFRASLSKLGDVYVNDAFGTAHRAHSSMVGVNLPQKASGFLMKKELDYFAKALENPERPFLAILGGAKVADKIQLIKNMLDKVNEMIIGGGMAYTFLKVLNNMEIGASLFDEEGAKIVKEIMTKAGKNGVNITFPVDFVTADKFEENAKVGQATVASGIPAGWMGLDCGPETIKKYAAVVGRAKLIVWNGPVGVFEWDAFAKGTKALMDEVVKATSKGCITIIGGGDTATCCAKWNTEDKVSHVSTGGGASLELLEGKVLPGVNALSNL